The Citrobacter tructae genome includes a window with the following:
- the psiB gene encoding conjugation system SOS inhibitor PsiB has protein sequence MSIHHSRLAAMTAEEFEAHRAAGFQYRSELTNAVMNSFALPDKWDMNGEFRSEFGGLFPVQIRFTPEHERFEVVVCSPGEISDYWLVLISMSQGERLACVHQSSFFDASEISRILCQISGLHWDGYGLCDIMSILKEEIPA, from the coding sequence ATGAGTATTCATCATTCCCGTCTTGCCGCGATGACCGCCGAAGAGTTTGAAGCCCATCGAGCAGCGGGTTTTCAGTATCGCAGTGAACTCACTAATGCCGTCATGAATTCCTTCGCGCTTCCTGACAAATGGGACATGAACGGAGAATTTCGCAGTGAGTTCGGCGGCTTGTTTCCGGTTCAGATTCGCTTTACCCCCGAACATGAGCGCTTTGAAGTGGTGGTATGCAGCCCTGGTGAAATCAGTGATTACTGGCTTGTGCTGATTTCCATGTCTCAGGGAGAGCGTCTGGCCTGTGTTCACCAGTCCTCGTTCTTCGATGCCAGTGAAATCAGCCGCATTTTGTGCCAGATCAGTGGCCTTCACTGGGATGGATACGGACTATGCGACATCATGTCTATTCTGAAAGAGGAGATACCAGCATGA
- a CDS encoding plasmid SOS inhibition protein A codes for MSIPRHLSLVTQLPEREAALRAIMHVEETTQKDRRFGNPPHPYARAFFRFLCGSSKISGRAINQVRGVYWYKDDKVPLAQYEEAFDTLIRSRGRHCYSPLDTSMVTSLFPEQAFSVGERQASRYQREDDLYSRQEARREREREEKYDNLTGQAEIDLAFHTPETIRTWYAHWSQQDIRDYDLEKMLWAWTERCPSLASLVRGYNLSALEVVLDVHDVAGASSPEERELERWMVPNKITLREVWP; via the coding sequence ATGAGCATTCCACGCCATCTCTCTCTTGTGACGCAACTGCCAGAACGTGAAGCTGCACTCCGTGCCATTATGCACGTTGAGGAAACAACCCAGAAGGACAGGCGGTTCGGTAATCCGCCGCACCCTTATGCCCGGGCCTTTTTCCGGTTCCTGTGTGGGAGCAGCAAAATTAGCGGTCGCGCCATTAACCAGGTACGCGGCGTGTACTGGTACAAGGACGACAAAGTCCCGCTCGCTCAGTATGAGGAAGCATTTGATACTCTGATTCGCTCGCGGGGTCGGCATTGTTATTCACCGCTTGATACCTCGATGGTGACATCGCTGTTTCCGGAGCAGGCGTTCAGTGTGGGAGAGCGTCAGGCAAGCCGTTACCAGCGTGAAGATGATCTATACAGCCGTCAGGAGGCACGCCGAGAAAGAGAGCGGGAAGAGAAGTATGACAATCTGACCGGGCAGGCCGAAATTGACCTGGCATTTCACACACCGGAGACTATCCGCACCTGGTATGCCCACTGGTCACAACAGGATATCCGGGACTACGATCTGGAAAAAATGCTGTGGGCGTGGACAGAACGTTGTCCGTCACTGGCATCTCTGGTTCGCGGGTATAACCTGTCGGCGCTGGAGGTTGTGCTGGATGTTCACGACGTTGCGGGAGCCAGTTCGCCTGAAGAACGCGAGCTTGAACGCTGGATGGTACCGAACAAGATCACTCTTCGGGAGGTCTGGCCGTGA
- a CDS encoding type I toxin-antitoxin system Hok family toxin yields MLIVCLTLLAFTYLTRKSLCEIRLKDGEREVAAILAYESAK; encoded by the coding sequence GTGCTTATAGTGTGTTTAACACTGCTGGCATTCACATACCTGACCCGAAAATCGCTTTGCGAAATCAGGCTGAAGGACGGAGAACGGGAGGTCGCTGCAATACTGGCTTACGAATCCGCTAAGTAG
- a CDS encoding N-6 DNA methylase has protein sequence MSQLSFAEFFNQARESDNVIPIVPVSKKKPIIGLMHVDAARKQFIRLFNDTARYMRRWDVFCDFITLSASELDLARILTPENIERSRKVCERYEAADIQKMHDLFILMVCALDAKFHDFLGAIFMELELGSNGMGQYFTPYSVQSMMARMMMPGVKESIRREGFVTVSDPASGAAGMIIAYAECLLDAGYDHSNHMFGSCIDIDPIAADMAFVQLSLLGIPAEVITGNTLTMNLHRARYTPVYYWNDFKNKLEFQRRMKAMKDFMYGLDIAA, from the coding sequence ATGTCACAACTGAGTTTTGCAGAATTTTTCAACCAGGCGCGTGAGTCTGACAACGTTATTCCAATTGTTCCGGTTTCCAAAAAGAAGCCGATTATCGGATTGATGCACGTGGATGCAGCACGTAAGCAGTTTATCCGCCTGTTTAACGATACCGCGCGTTATATGCGCCGCTGGGATGTGTTCTGCGATTTCATCACGCTTTCTGCCAGTGAGCTGGATCTGGCGCGGATTCTTACACCGGAGAATATCGAGCGTAGCCGCAAAGTCTGCGAGCGCTACGAGGCCGCAGATATTCAGAAAATGCATGATCTTTTCATCCTGATGGTGTGCGCGCTCGATGCCAAATTTCATGATTTTCTCGGCGCGATTTTCATGGAGCTGGAGCTGGGATCTAATGGCATGGGGCAATACTTCACGCCGTATTCCGTTCAGTCGATGATGGCACGAATGATGATGCCCGGCGTGAAAGAGTCGATCCGCCGCGAGGGTTTTGTCACCGTCAGTGACCCTGCGAGCGGCGCGGCGGGGATGATTATCGCCTATGCCGAATGCCTGTTAGATGCCGGATATGACCATTCGAATCACATGTTCGGAAGCTGTATCGATATTGACCCGATCGCCGCCGATATGGCGTTTGTTCAGCTTTCGTTACTGGGTATCCCGGCGGAAGTTATCACAGGCAACACGCTGACAATGAACCTGCATCGTGCGCGGTATACCCCGGTTTATTACTGGAACGACTTTAAAAACAAGCTGGAGTTCCAGAGACGCATGAAAGCAATGAAGGACTTTATGTACGGCCTCGATATTGCCGCCTGA